The Fragaria vesca subsp. vesca linkage group LG2, FraVesHawaii_1.0, whole genome shotgun sequence genome includes a window with the following:
- the LOC101297801 gene encoding probable anion transporter 5-like has protein sequence MTMVKFPKRYLIVILTFVCTSVCYIERVGFSIAYTVAADAAGVNQSSKGTILSTFYYGYACSQVPGGWAAQKIGGRKVLLLSFVLWSATCALVPLDPNRIFVLVIARLLVGVAQGFIFPSIHTVLAQWVPPHERSRSVSLTTSGMYLGAATGMLLLPSLVKYRGPQSVFLAEAALGAMWSLLWFKYASDPPSSQHPKATAAGFGESLLPTRGNQKLKVENGGSSTRTAKIPWKRILLSLPVWAIVVNNFTFHYALYVLMNWLPTYFELGLQLSLQEMGSSKMLPYLNMFIFSNIGGVVADYLVTKRILSVTYTRKFLNTVGFIVASIALMSIPIFRTSDGAVFCSSVALGFLALGRAGFAVNHMDIAPRYAGIVMGVSNTAGTLAGIIGVDLTGKLLEAARTADSSLSSPESWRLVFLIPGLLCIISSFVFLLFSTGERIFD, from the coding sequence ATGACGATGGTAAAATTTCCCAAGCGCTACTTGATCGTCATATTGACCTTCGTCTGCACGTCCGTTTGCTACATTGAGCGTGTTGGGTTTTCAATTGCATACACTGTTGCTGCTGATGCTGCAGGGGTTAACCAATCAAGTAAAGGCACTATTCTTTCTACGTTCTATTACGGTTATGCTTGTTCACAAGTGCCTGGAGGTTGGGCAGCTCAGAAGATTGGGGGAAGGAAGGTTCTTCTTCTTTCGTTTGTGTTATGGTCAGCTACTTGTGCATTAGTTCCTCTAGATCCCAATCGGATCTTTGTCTTAGTGATTGCTCGGCTGCTTGTTGGTGTTGCACAAGGGTTCATTTTCCCCTCGATCCACACGGTTCTAGCTCAGTGGGTTCCCCCACATGAAAGATCCCGATCTGTTTCTCTTACTACCTCTGGTATGTATCTAGGAGCTGCTACAGGAATGCTTCTCCTTCCAAGCCTTGTAAAGTACAGAGGCCCCCAATCTGTATTTCTTGCGGAAGCAGCATTAGGTGCCATGTGGTCTTTGCTGTGGTTCAAGTATGCCAGTGATCCCCCTTCCTCTCAACATCCAAAAGCAACAGCTGCTGGTTTTGGGGAATCGTTGTTGCCGACCAGAGGAAACCAAAAGTTGAAAGTAGAGAATGGAGGAAGTTCCACTAGAACTGCCAAAATCCCATGGAAGAGAATTTTACTCAGTTTGCCAGTTTGGGCAATCGTGGTTAATAATTTCACGTTCCATTATGCTTTATATGTGTTGATGAACTGGCTGCCAACATACTTTGAGTTAGGCCTCCAACTTAGCCTTCAGGAAATGGGTTCTTCTAAGATGTTGCCGTATCTCAACATGTTTATTTTCTCAAATATAGGTGGGGTGGTAGCTGACTACTTAGTCACCAAGAGAATACTGTCTGTGACTTATACTCGCAAGTTCTTGAACACCGTTGGTTTCATTGTTGCTTCCATTGCATTGATGTCAATTCCCATCTTCCGAACTTCTGATGGGGCAGTCTTTTGTTCATCTGTGGCTCTTGGTTTCTTGGCACTCGGGAGGGCTGGTTTTGCAGTGAATCACATGGATATTGCCCCGAGATATGCTGGTATTGTAATGGGAGTTTCGAACACTGCTGGTACCTTGGCTGGCATTATTGGAGTTGATCTGACTGGCAAGCTTCTTGAAGCTGCTAGAACTGCTGATTCAAGTCTTTCAAGTCCAGAGAGCTGGAGACTGGTGTTTTTAATTCCGGGTCTGCTCTGCATTATCAGTTCTTTTGTATTTTTACTATTCTCAACAGGGGAGAGAATTTTTGACTGA
- the LOC101298089 gene encoding peptide methionine sulfoxide reductase B1, chloroplastic-like isoform 2 — MAFRVHHLSLSLPTTTTSCVSSKTHFGFALKPKTLTFGKPKRLFFSLRAMGSSASSPDSSTQETGDYKSVSNDEWKKKLTKEQFYITRQKGTERAFTGEYWNTKTPGTYHCICCDTPLFDGTGWPSYYQPIGNNVKSKLDLSIIIMPRQEVLCAVCDAHLGHVFDDGPPPTGKRYCINSASLKLKPKQESA; from the exons ATGGCATTTCGTGTTCATCATTTGAGTCTGAGCTTACCAACAACAACAACTAGTTGTGTTTCTTCAAAAACCCATTTCGGTTTTGCCTTGAAACCCAAGACTTTAACATTTGGTAAACCCAAGAGGCTCTTCTTCTCACTCCGTGCGATGGGTTCGTCTGCTTCTTCCCCAGACAGCAGCACTCAAG AGACTGGTGACTATAAATCTGTAAGTAATGATGAATGGAAAAAGAAGCTTACAAAGGAACAGTTTTACATTACTCGTCAAAAGGGAACAGAGAGGGCGTTCACCGG GGAATACTGGAATACCAAAACTCCCGGAACTTACCATTGCATATGTTGTGACACCCCTCTTTTCGA TGGAACTGGTTGGCCATCTTATTACCAGCCGATTGGAAATAACGTTAAGTCCAAGTTAGATTTGTCCATTATCATCATGCCTCGCCAGGAAGTTCTTTGTGCTGTTTGTGATGCTCATCTTGGCCATGTCTTCGATGATGGGCCACCACCTACAGGAAAGCGCTACTGTATTAACAG CGCTTCCCTGAAATTAAAACCAAAGCAGGAGTCAGCTTGA
- the LOC101298089 gene encoding peptide methionine sulfoxide reductase B1, chloroplastic-like isoform 1 — protein sequence MAFRVHHLSLSLPTTTTSCVSSKTHFGFALKPKTLTFGKPKRLFFSLRAMGSSASSPDSSTQETGDYKSVSNDEWKKKLTKEQFYITRQKGTERAFTGEYWNTKTPGTYHCICCDTPLFESSTKFDSGTGWPSYYQPIGNNVKSKLDLSIIIMPRQEVLCAVCDAHLGHVFDDGPPPTGKRYCINSASLKLKPKQESA from the exons ATGGCATTTCGTGTTCATCATTTGAGTCTGAGCTTACCAACAACAACAACTAGTTGTGTTTCTTCAAAAACCCATTTCGGTTTTGCCTTGAAACCCAAGACTTTAACATTTGGTAAACCCAAGAGGCTCTTCTTCTCACTCCGTGCGATGGGTTCGTCTGCTTCTTCCCCAGACAGCAGCACTCAAG AGACTGGTGACTATAAATCTGTAAGTAATGATGAATGGAAAAAGAAGCTTACAAAGGAACAGTTTTACATTACTCGTCAAAAGGGAACAGAGAGGGCGTTCACCGG GGAATACTGGAATACCAAAACTCCCGGAACTTACCATTGCATATGTTGTGACACCCCTCTTTTCGA ATCATCAACTAAATTTGACAGTGGAACTGGTTGGCCATCTTATTACCAGCCGATTGGAAATAACGTTAAGTCCAAGTTAGATTTGTCCATTATCATCATGCCTCGCCAGGAAGTTCTTTGTGCTGTTTGTGATGCTCATCTTGGCCATGTCTTCGATGATGGGCCACCACCTACAGGAAAGCGCTACTGTATTAACAG CGCTTCCCTGAAATTAAAACCAAAGCAGGAGTCAGCTTGA
- the LOC101296933 gene encoding uncharacterized protein LOC101296933: MKLWVALVSRIVVVGFPPIVTSSIAVIGFPLLGTCLMADYFIERPIFREEEFRRSMGESTTLECMKKFCQQVVGIFGPQYLRAPTKADLQRLLARADQRGFPDMIGSIDCMHWEWKNCRTGWHGAYSGRKGRPTVILEAVASHDTWVWHAFFSVPGAQNDINVLDQSPVF; the protein is encoded by the exons ATGAAGTTGTGGGTTGCACTCGTGTCGAGAATTGTCGTTGTTGGCTTCCCACCTATAGTGACGTCGAGCATTGCCGTTATTGGCTTCCCACTTTTGGGAACATGTCTCATGGCAGATTACTTCATCGAGCGTCCGATCTTTAGGGAGGAAGAATTTCGTCGGAG TATGGGGGAATCAACTACACTAGAGTGCATGAAGAAGTTTTGCCAACAAGTGGTAGGTATTTTTGGTCCGCAGTATCTCCGGGCTCCAACAAAGGCTGACCTCCAAAGGCTTCTTGCTAGGGCTGATCAGCGGGGATTTCCAGATATGATCGGAAGCATTGACTGCATGCATTGGGAGTGGAAGAACTGCCGAACCGGGTGGCATGGGGCTTACAGTGGCCGGAAGGGTCGTCCCACCGTTATTTTAGAGGCGGTGGCCTCGCATGACACGTGGGTATGGCACGCTTTCTTTAGTGTGCCAGGAGCTCAAAATGATATTAACGTGCTCGACCAATCACCAGTCTTTTAA